The Sebastes fasciatus isolate fSebFas1 chromosome 4, fSebFas1.pri, whole genome shotgun sequence genome window below encodes:
- the bpgm gene encoding bisphosphoglycerate mutase — protein sequence MSKYKLFLLRHGEGAWNKENRFCSWVDQKLSEDGVKEAQDCGRLLKEQGYKFDLVFTSILSRSIQTAWLVLEAMGQEWVPVVKAWRLNERHYGSLIGLNRAEMALQHGEEKVKSWRRSYDITPPPIDESHPYFLEIYNDRRYTTCDVPKESLPRAESLKEVLDRLLPYWDSTVVPEIRNGRTVLISAHGNSCRALLKHLEGISDEDIANVTLPTGIPVLLELDDNLKPVKPRQLLGDQAKIQAAIKKVEDQGKAKPST from the exons ATGTCCAAGTACAAACTGTTTCTGCTGAGGCATGGGGAGGGGGCCTGGAACAAAGAGAACCGTTTCTGCAGCTGGGTGGACCAGAAGCTGAGCGAGGATGGGGTGAAGGAGGCCCAGGACTGTGGTAGGCTCCTGAAGGAGCAGGGCTACAAGTTCGACTTAGTATTCACCTCCATCCTCAGCCGCTCCATCCAGACAGCGTGGCTGGTGCTGGAGGCTATGGGTCAGGAGTGGGTCCCCGTGGTCAAGGCCTGGAGACTGAACGAGCGCCACTACGGCTCCCTGATTGGCCTGAACCGGGCAGAGATGGCTCTACAACATGGAGAGGAAAAGGTGAAGTCGTGGAGAAGGAGCTATGATATCACTCCACCTCCGATTGATGAATCCCACCCTTACTTCCTGGAAATCTACAATGACCGCAGATACACCACTTGTGACGTGCCAAAGGAGAGCCTTCCCAGAGCAGAGAGCCTGAAGGAGGTGTTGGACCGGCTGCTGCCATACTGGGACAGCACCGTGGTGCCAGAGATCAGGAACGGCAGGACTGTGCTCATTTCTGCGCATGGAAACAGCTGCAGGGCTCTGCTGAAACATCTGGAAG GTATATCGGATGAGGATATCGCCAACGTGACTTTACCTACGGGGATACCTGTGCTGCTTGAGCTGGATGACAACCTCAAGCCTGTGAAACCTCGGCAGCTCTTGGGAGACCAGGCGAAGATTCAGGCGGCGATTAAAAAGGTGGAGGACCAGGGAAAAGCCAAACCGTCAACTTGA
- the LOC141765984 gene encoding troponin I, slow skeletal muscle-like, producing the protein MTLLDNEKQVRKDERERILTEKVPELQLSGLSLQDLQNICKELHQKIDGADEGRYDIDSKVSKNDREILDLSQKIFELKGKMKRPALKRVRVSADAMLGALLGTKVKESVDFKANLKTVKKEEEKKEEVTDWRKNVDAMSGMEGRKKLFNAGQ; encoded by the exons ATGACTTTGCTGGACAATGAAAAGCAAGTCAGAAAAGATGAACGAGAGAGAATCCTCACTGAGAAAGTCCCAGAGCTCCAACTGTCAGGCCTGTCTCTTCAGGATCTACAG AATATTTGCAAAGAGCTACACCAGAAAATTGATGGGGCTGATGAAGGTCGCTATGACATTGATTCCAAAGTGTCAAAAAATGATAGGGAG ATACTGGACCTGTCTCAGAAGATCTTTGAGTTGAAGGGCAAGATGAAGAGACCGGCCCTGAAGAGGGTGAGGGTGTCAGCTGACGCCATGTTGGGAGCTCTGCTGGGCACTAAGGTCAAAGAGTCTGTGGACTTCAAGGCCAACCTGAAGACtgtgaagaaagaggaggagaag AAAGAGGAAGTGACTGACTGGCGTAAGAACGTGGACGCCATGTCTGGTATGGAGGGCAGGAAGAAGCTGTTCAATGCTGGGCAGTAG
- the LOC141765986 gene encoding troponin I, slow skeletal muscle-like has product MLQEETEQKIKEREAALGERVPPLNISGLPLQELLDLCKDLHHKIDVVDEEWYDIGLKVSKNDKEIDNMNLKIIEIQSKFKKPTLKRVKISAEAMLSVLLGSKHKESIDFKANLKTVKKEDEKKEAVTDWRKNVESMSGMEGRKKLFDA; this is encoded by the exons ATGCTGCAGGAGGAGACGGAGCAGAAGATAAAGGAGAGAGAAGCTGCTCTGGGAGAACGAGTTCCTCCTCTAAATATTTCTGGTCTGCCTTTGCAAGAGCTTCTG gatcTTTGCAAAGACTTACACCACAAGATTGATGTTGTGGATGAGGAATGGTATGATATCGGTCTTAAGGTGTCCAAAAACGACAAGGAG ATTGACAACATGAACTTGAAGATTATTGAGATCCAGAGTAAATTCAAGAAGCCGACCCTGAAGAGAGTGAAGATCTCAGCTGAAGCCATGCTGAGCGTCCTGCTGGGCTCCAAACACAAGGAGTCCATCGACTTCAAGGCCAACCTCAAAACGGTCAAGAAGGAAGATGAGAAG AAGGAGGCGGTGACTGACTGGCGTAAGAACGTGGAGTCCATGTCTGGTATGGAGGGCAGGAAGAAGCTGTTTGACGCCTAA
- the tnni4b.2 gene encoding troponin I4b, tandem duplicate 2, translating to MLEKEKKEKKLEREATLGERVPPLQLSGLSMQDLQALCKELQQKTDVVDEERYDIDAKVAKNNKEFENLSLKIFELKGKMKRPALKRVRVSADAMLGALLGAKVKESVDFKANLKTVKKEEEKKEEVTDWRKNVEAMSGMEGRKKLFNAGQ from the exons ATgttggagaaggagaagaaggagaagaagctgGAGAGAGAAGCCACTCTGGGTGAGAGAGTCCCTCCTCTTCAGCTGTCTGGTTTGTCCATGCAGGACCTTCAG GCTCTGTGCAAAGAACTGCAACAGAAGACCGACGTGGTAGATGAGGAGCGCTATGACATCGACGCCAAAGTGGCCAAAAATAACAAGGAG TTTGAAAATCTGTCACTGAAGATCTTTGAGCTGAAGGGTAAAATGAAGAGACCGGCCCTGAAGAGGGTGAGGGTGTCAGCTGACGCCATGTTGGGAGCTCTGCTGGGCGCCAAAGTCAAAGAGTCTGTGGACTTCAAGGCCAACCTCAAGACtgtgaagaaagaggaggagaag AAAGAGGAGGTGACTGACTGGCGTAAGAACGTGGAGGCCATGTCTGGTATGGAGGGCAGGAAGAAGCTGTTTAATGCCGGACAGTAG